In the genome of Nocardia terpenica, one region contains:
- a CDS encoding alpha/beta fold hydrolase has translation MTTIYKSEAGARAVERQYREALRAWPVPGEELRIPTREGETFVLASGPRDAPPLVLLHGSGANTSMWRGDIARWATHFRTYAVDIVGEPGLSAPARPALTSDALELWLDDVLTGLGLSRTPIVATSLGAWVALRFVTRHPERVTRLALLCPGGIGRQQYGWMPAAIVLRLFGRAGVRRSARIVTGLDSTEVAAALDQVALTFSYFKPRTERLPIFSDAELGRLTMPVLAIVGARDVLFDSAETARRLRDCVPDATVHLLPGVGHAILGQTDTVLEFLRR, from the coding sequence ATGACCACCATCTACAAATCCGAGGCCGGTGCCCGCGCGGTCGAGCGGCAGTACCGAGAGGCATTGCGCGCCTGGCCCGTTCCCGGCGAGGAGCTGCGCATTCCCACCCGCGAGGGCGAGACCTTCGTCCTCGCCTCCGGCCCCCGGGACGCGCCGCCGCTGGTGCTGCTGCACGGCTCGGGAGCGAACACATCCATGTGGCGCGGCGACATCGCCCGGTGGGCAACGCATTTCCGCACCTACGCCGTCGATATCGTCGGCGAGCCCGGCCTGAGCGCCCCCGCCCGCCCGGCCCTGACCTCCGACGCCCTTGAGCTCTGGCTCGACGATGTCCTGACGGGCCTGGGACTTTCGCGCACCCCGATCGTCGCCACCTCGCTCGGCGCCTGGGTGGCACTGCGATTCGTGACCCGCCACCCCGAACGGGTCACCCGGCTGGCGCTGCTGTGCCCGGGCGGCATCGGCAGGCAGCAATACGGCTGGATGCCCGCCGCGATCGTCCTCCGCCTGTTCGGCCGTGCCGGAGTGCGCCGTTCGGCGCGCATCGTGACCGGTCTGGACTCGACCGAGGTCGCGGCGGCGCTCGACCAGGTGGCACTGACCTTCTCGTACTTCAAGCCCCGCACCGAACGCCTGCCGATCTTCTCCGACGCGGAGCTGGGCCGCCTCACCATGCCGGTGCTGGCGATCGTCGGCGCCCGCGACGTCCTGTTCGACTCGGCGGAAACCGCACGCCGCCTGCGGGACTGCGTGCCCGACGCGACCGTGCACCTGCTGCCCGGCGTCGGCCACGCGATCCTCGGCCAGACCGACACCGTCCTGGAGTTCTTGCGCCGCTGA